CTGAGTCAAGCTCAAAAAAGAATGCCGTATGACTTGGCTCAGCTGAACGATCCATAGTCACCAACAAAACAAAGACTATCTCAAACCTAACGGAAAACACAATACAAACACCGCAATATCGGTCCCTAAGATTGGTCTTATACCATTTCTTAAtacttatatttgtaaatacGTACCACGCTTTCTGGGACCCCTGGAGGAGGCAAGGGGAGATTTCGTGGTGGTGGTCCTCGTAGAAACGATCTCTTGTCAAATCGCCACTCACCGATTTTACCATATGTTAACTCACCCTGAATGTAAAATGAAGGCAATCTTGAAACatgttaacatttaaaataaatcacgTCTGTAGTTGCGTTTGGAATAGCAACAAGCTGAGAACCTATCATAAAACATGTAAAAACAGTTTACCTTCATGTTGTAGTCACATCCATAGGTGTAATGAATTATGTACTTTTTCCCTATTTCCAGATCCCACGGTGGCTGATTTACGAACAGATAATAAAAACGCAACGAGACGCATCAATGAAAACTATACAGAAAAGGAAACATATGCCAAAAAGagaaaacctttaaaaaaaaaggtgcCAAACCTGAAGCATGAAGTCTTTTTGAAGTACATGTTGCACGCCATGCAAAGCCGATGCCACAGCATAAGCATACCTTTAAGTTCAGAAAACATGTCAATACCTACACATATTCGGACAGGGCATGgaaatatatatagaaagattaaaagaaatttgagcATGCTCATGTCGGACAGATACTCATATCCGACAATCTTGCCAAAGTCTGAGTAAGATAGCCAATACTTACATTTCTAGCACCCATCCAAAAGTTTTATCAGTCTCGGGATCATCCTTCATTTTTAAAGAAACATTCATCCAAGTAGGAGCGATTTTTTCCAATAATTCCTGTATAAGAAAAGTCCTTCAATATATAGAAGCATCTCCTTTTAATCCAAAAGGTTTTAATAGACTTGAATCCGAATCTATGacaattgacaaaaaataatgACAACGTAAAAGGAATGCCGTCAAGGGTGACAATGGAGGAACAAATACAATCATCTGAGAACTTGGATCTAATAATGAAAATCAGCGCTTAATTGTCAGACAACTCTGCATCGAGCCTAACCTATAAATCAGTTAATAGGAGTTGTTTTTACCTTCTTGATAATGACGGGTGAATTGCCGATTGGATCAATATTTGTCACCGGTCCCATCTCCTCCGGGAAAAACTTCCTTAACAACTTTTCGTTCTGATCCGGCTTAATGTAGAAAAAGGGGAATGCAGCCGGGTATCCTCCATGTGCTAGATTAGGTAGGGGAGTGACAAAAATGTGGTCAGGCTCTGCCATCAATACGTATCTGCATCGAGAAAAATGGTTAAACAGGCTTTAGAAACCTATATTGCTTTGACTTCTCATTGTTCTCGAAGTTACCCATGTCCGACACATATTCAGATATCAGGATGGTACCTTCGAGGAACcccaaatacatggaaaaactgCACTCATACCCAAACCCAAGTAATGGATTAAGGTACTACGAAACTGATAACGAAATCATGATATGTAAAAGCACTCACTCTTCTTCAATTGTAGCCTTTTCCAGCCATTGCACAAAAGCCCATGGTCGATTTAAGACGATGTATCCCTGACAAATACAAAGAATACATTCTTTCAAGCTACATCAATCTATAATTGTTTCAATGTAATTAAGGCTCATGATAACTGATGAGAAGAAATCTAATCCGACTTCTTGAAAGACAAATTAGTTCACTTTGTCCGGATCGATggcttaaacaaataaaacaaaactctAAGACCTTTCCGAGCCTATAAACACACAAAGAAAAAGTGACAGTGACTAGTGGTAACCAAAAATATTGTATCGCAACAAAACTCACCCGATCAAGCCCTGCTGGAAGAGGATCGACTATGACAGTAGGAATCTCGTTCATCAAATTGTCAGGATTTCCAGAGTGTAAAATACGAGTGAAACCTCCCATCTCCGACCCAGGTAAGTCCTTCTGCTTCTTATACCAATAGTACATGATACGACACTGCCATTTGCTGTAGGGAGCATCAGTGGCAGTTAAGGCAACATGGAAAGGCATTTTGGCACGCTTCAATTTCCTCACACTTTCGGGCATCTCAATGATGGGATCAACAAATATTCCACCATCGGAGTTATAGATTGTCAGTTTGGAAATAGATCTATTGTGCATTACCATTGTTACAAGATTATATGTGGCAAAGCAAACACCAAGAACTAATGTAATGAGAAGGAGCGGCGAAGCACTTCCCATGTTCTTTCTCGATATCATCGACCACGATCTCCGATCCTCCAAAGTCCAAACTGCTTAAAAACGAGCTCTACACCGCAAAAACGCCCACAGCGGTTGACAATGGAAAAAAGCCACTACACCATTAGTTGGAGTACACTAACAGGAGAATGCAAGCTCCAAGAATTACTGCAAAACGAAGTTGACGCCAATCAAGAACCGAACAACAAAGTCCACGGAATATCCAAAATCAAGCAAGAATATGTTGcaactaaaaatagaaagactATTCAGAAAATCTACATAAAACAGACAAAATATTATCACAGGCACACCAAAGCTATGTTGCTCAGATTCGAGTATAAATGTTCGATACCCCGAACCCATGTCTAAAAACATGTCGAACACgaatatttcaagaaaaatgaagacaTACAGAAAGAATGAACAAAAAGGGATCcatatttcaataaaaccaaACAACACCATTCAATTTCCATGAAAATCAATCAAGAAACCAATGCAATTGGTAAAAGCAAACACTGTTTTTTACAAGTTTCAGACAAAAAGGAATTCAAAACATACCCAGAAAGGATGGAGATCAAGGAAATCTTGAGACCTAATCAAGAACCAAACAAGAAAGTCAAAACAAGAGACTCAATTTGCAAGGTTTGAAGTTAAAGAAACACCCCCACTTACAGGCAACCTTGTCAGAATTTTGagatcaaaaacaaaataagtgaataaaatatatatagaactTGCCACTAGTGAATACAATTCAAAAACGTTTACTAAATAAAAAGTCAAACAAACAGACAAATAAATACagatgaataaatgaataaaaagttGAAGTTTTAAGAACTTTGATTtgtgagaagaaaaagagaacaaaGGAATGGTTTTTAATGCAAAAACAAGGTAAATAAGAAAAACCCAGATGCAAGTTAAGAACTTTGGAAAtgaatatattgtatttttaaaagcTTATTAGCTTAAAACCCATGTTGtttgtttaaagaaattttacatggcATAAACCATTAAAAcatgggaaaaaaaaaaaaccaagctTGTTGATTACACTATTGCTTTTTTACATGTTAGAGAAAACCTTACAGTTATCTGAGAGagattttgtaaagtgaaaagTTGAAGTCTTGTGGAGGTGAAGGAGGGGTTGGTCAATGGTGGGTGTCAATTTAAGTTATGATTGGCAAGTGAGAAAATTgaagatgaaaaaaaaggaaacttggaaattaaaagattgataATAACCATATGTGGAATGGAATCCATGAATATTACTGTGAATTCATTAAAAGGGTAAGGAAATTTTACTTGCAATttcgttttcctttttttttctgtggaaattggaaattttgcttacaatttttttagtggaattgattgatttatttattatagtttaagtaattttattttttccctaaaaatagttattttatttttctttctttaggaTAAAAACTAGAAATATTACCCACTTCTAAGAGTAGTTTTGTATTTTGTCcttctataaaataataattatataaatggaagaaaagcaaagcaaaaataaagttgtaaaatactcttaaattatattaaaataataaataaataaactttaactTGCATGTGAAGCTTTTACTTCCACTACTCTAtctattataataaattataataattagtttATATGATTCGgttgtatatattaaatttataatattattttaaatatattttaaaaatatgtattaataaattgaaaaagtaatgtaattataaaatacttttaaaaatatttaactaatttaaaatgagTTATACTAatgtgatttaaattttaaaaatattgaatattgaaataaGGGTGCGTACTTTGTTATTCCACAAAAACCTTACAAAATTgacatgtattttttaaaaatatttttctatattccTATAGAGCACTTGTCAACCCCTAATTTTGTTTGTGTAGTTTAAAAACTCTTCCGACAGACAGTGTATAAATAatcttctttaaaattatataaaaattcattacagtttgaatattaatatattagaatttaaataatattactaataatttcttacaaattatttgttttatatccattgttaaattaatttattttaatgctaaaatttagtttttgtaattttatatttatctttttctactttaatcaataaatttaattaactcttattatatttaaaaatataaatttaatttgataaatgttattaatatgtgtcttttttaaactatattttaagttaaacaaatttaatattcattaattttaacattatatcattgaaagttaattcaattaaataaaatcttaaaataaagagataatttctttagaatcaactttatatttaacatttaaaaatttaaacaaaatgtatgtgataacttaaaatttttaaaagagtaatttacccaatttatatatatgatttaacatataaaaagtatttaaaaaatttaacaaaagccATGgaatatcttaaaaattaaaagacaagGAGTAAAAGAGTAATTTATCCAATTTGTAAATTAGTACTTCTAATGGAGAGTGTCGTGtgtccaaaatatatataatgtcaaCACGactattatttccttttttagcCTCGTATTGctatagcatatatatatatatatatatatgattagaACGTGTTTGGAAAACCAATAATAATTAGTAGGCCtcactaaattgaataaaattggaCCATCCCATCTATACCATACAAATTTTAGAGAGATGATGAGAATTAGAGTAGTTATACaagtaattacaaacaattatcGTATCTCTTTCCAATCATAACCatgatttaactttaaaatttattttatataataataatattttaattttaaaatatatattttacaaattaaatattttattcacattttaacctactaaataatgaattaaattacataatatttattattaattatttttacttggCTAATCAATAATAGCAGGACTATATGTTCAATGTTAGAGAGAGAATATCCCAACAAATATAAAaggataattaaataaaattgtatagaatatttattcttcttattaattttattactaattgtattatcaaatataataattatacttTCATGCAATTATCTCGTGATCTCCAAACACACTCTTATTTTATAGggttaactacaaaaatagtcacttttgtttgcctcatattacattttagtcacttatgtttgacgTCATTTACATTGtcgttttgttacaaagtagtcactctaccgttacctccctaacgatagttcaaatgggttttaaatacCAACTTAGATGTCCAGTtgttgggatgaaaataggtttttaattaaataaatttaatttagattgccacgtaggacatccaagtcggcatttaaaactcatttagaTAGCCACATAGGACCGttgttagggaggtaacgaagcttaacggtagagtgaccacttcgtaacaaaaagataatgtaagtgactaaattgtaatttgaaacaaataaaagtgactatttttttagtttatcctattttatattataagcaACTTAACTTGTGTATTCGTTCCAATTAGATCCCAaagataattttcaaaataatatataattatttaatttaaaaagtaaatgataCTCGAATCCGtatattatttatcatatttatggCATTTGGAATTGCATTGGGAAAATGGGAGCTGACTTGGTCCCCAACACATGCCTAATTTTTTAATGGCtagatttttattacttttttaattgccaaacataaattaaattttctccCATGCCAAacatcaattaaatttaaagtacTGGATCAATTCAATGCCtcctcttatttttttttaaagaattatgatttaatttaaataaaattttataattaaataataactctAACCtgacttgaatttttaaatccTTGTATAGGTTGAACGAGTATCCCAATTGATCTCTatagtctttttctttctttattatgTAGgatttgatataacaaaaacacattgttaatgattttaaaaacaaattatgatatttaaaaataataatttaaaaatatccaattacaattatatattataaactcgaaaaaatcataagatgattgtTATTATATAGCTATAAATGAACAGAACGTTTGACAAACTACTAGTGACAGTGAAccattcaaataatatatttattaagcTAAATAAATGAGGAGGAACGAataatttatgttcatttatgttCAAATTCAAACTTCTTTGTAGATTTGCTCATCAGATCAtttataaactattttttcaaaaataatattttcctacaaaaaTATTAATCGAATATGCTCACGAACATTAATCCAACTAAGTCAAAAACTTAAACAGACACGAACCCAACATAAACAGCTtcaaacataaacaaacaaacatgaaCAAAATTTTGTTCGTTTGAGCCTTATTTATCCCGATATATCCTTTAAACTTcaaagttatttaattaaaagaatatcaatttcgAGAAAACAAATTACtataattatagatttaattatttcaattttgaaaatctgtaaaacataaaaaaataaatagaaagcaCAACACAATACAAAAGAATAATACAAACACAACAAAGATGCACGAATATGAATTTATTACAgtattaaaacttatataaatatataatatgttacACAAGTATGACACTAAGAAATAATGAATTGCCAGAAAtcaacattttattataaaatataaataggatCAAATGATAGTGTGATTTAGAAAGAGTTATGAGAACAAAACTTTCGGTGCTGTACAGagataaaccctaaatcaagtGCAAATATCTACTAGCTTATACTATTTGATGTGATCTTCCACTC
This genomic stretch from Gossypium raimondii isolate GPD5lz chromosome 6, ASM2569854v1, whole genome shotgun sequence harbors:
- the LOC105773924 gene encoding hydroxyproline O-arabinosyltransferase RDN2 is translated as MISRKNMGSASPLLLITLVLGVCFATYNLVTMVMHNRSISKLTIYNSDGGIFVDPIIEMPESVRKLKRAKMPFHVALTATDAPYSKWQCRIMYYWYKKQKDLPGSEMGGFTRILHSGNPDNLMNEIPTVIVDPLPAGLDRGYIVLNRPWAFVQWLEKATIEEEYVLMAEPDHIFVTPLPNLAHGGYPAAFPFFYIKPDQNEKLLRKFFPEEMGPVTNIDPIGNSPVIIKKELLEKIAPTWMNVSLKMKDDPETDKTFGWVLEMYAYAVASALHGVQHVLQKDFMLQPPWDLEIGKKYIIHYTYGCDYNMKGELTYGKIGEWRFDKRSFLRGPPPRNLPLPPPGVPESVVTLVKMVNEATANIPNWDAE